The following nucleotide sequence is from Aneurinibacillus soli.
CAGAAGCGTGACGGGACTTTTTATCTCTCGCTTAATCAAAAAGAGCTACGAGCCGGCCACAGGCCATCGGTTGACGTGCTTTTTGAATCAATATCTCGGCTTTCTTACTCTGCTAAACATGCAATTATTATGACTGGTATGGGAAGTGATGGAACAGCCGGAATTAAGGCGATGAAAGAAACGGGCATTCAGACAGTCATTGCCGAAGACGAGTCAACCTGTATTGTATTTGGAATGCCGCGTGCAGCCATTCAGGCAGGTGTTGTCGATAAAGTTGTACCTTTGCATGAAATTTCAGACCAGCTTGTTCGTTGTTTGAATTGTTAAGGGGGGTGGATGGTTATGGAAATGAATCAATACTTAGATATGTTTATCGAAGAATCAAAAGAGCACATTCAAGCCATCAATGATAACCTGCTTGTGCTAGAGAATGATCCGGAAAGTGTAGATTTGATTAACGAAATTTTTCGTTCAGCACATACACTAAAAGGAATGGCAGCAACAATGGGATTTGAAGACATGGCGGCACTTACGCATGAGATGGAAAATGTGCTTGATCAAGCACGGAACCATAAGCTTGTCATTAATTCTGACATTATGGATGTCATTTTCAAATGTGTAGATTTGCTTGAAACCATGCTGTATTCTATTGCAGGCGGCGGAGATGGTAAAGAAAATGTAAGCCATGTTGTCGCGATGCTACAGGCAATTTTAAGCGGTGATTTCTCTCCGGCAGCAGAAGAGGAAACGTCAGAAGTAGCAGTGGCGGAAGCGGTCTCTGTACCTGAAGCGGATGAACAGCAGAAATTGGGCAACTTAGATGAATATGAACTGACTGTAGTTGAACAGTCACAGCAGACAGGCTTCCAAGCATATTGGATTAAAACTTCAGTTCAAGACAACTGCATTCTGAAAGCGGCACGTGCATATATGGTATATGACAGTCTTGACTCGCTTGGAGAAATTATTAAAACAACACCGAGTGTAGAAGAGATTGAAGAGGAAAAGTTCGAAAAATCCTTTGAGATTGTGCTGCTAACAAAAGAAAATATCGAAAAAGTCGAAAAGACAGTGCTTAACGTCTCGGAGATTGAATCGGTAGAAGTGCTTGTGATTGATCCAAAGAAGTATAAAGAACAACAGAAAACTGTAAAAGCACCAGAAGCTAAACCGATTACTGTACAGTCTGCAGAGGTGAAGGAAGTAGCAGCTAAAGAGGAGAAAGCTGCTCCTGTAAACAAAAAGCCAGCA
It contains:
- a CDS encoding CheB methylesterase domain-containing protein; translation: MSGLPANLNGSLVIVQHMPAGFTRSLAQRLDSLCAISVMEAEDNQPLRKGCAYIAPGNYHMEVCQKRDGTFYLSLNQKELRAGHRPSVDVLFESISRLSYSAKHAIIMTGMGSDGTAGIKAMKETGIQTVIAEDESTCIVFGMPRAAIQAGVVDKVVPLHEISDQLVRCLNC